A DNA window from Candidatus Protochlamydia naegleriophila contains the following coding sequences:
- a CDS encoding MgtC/SapB family protein, which translates to MNHDLTMISHFEVLLRLMLAAILGGLIGLERERTSWFAGLRTHMLVCMGSTLIMIVSQYGFQDVLQKQMIILDPSRVAAQVVSGIGFLGTGTILFWKNTIKGLTTAASLWAVAAVGLSIGGGLYLAAVSMTIMIFIVLAGIKPLEKILFKRKFTKEIKLSVKPTISLKNVEEILTQLNLRLYLVNFQVDVEENREIIRLYFKSSPDIDPLIILDAFKNLPGIEKLESVE; encoded by the coding sequence ATGAATCACGATCTAACCATGATTTCCCATTTCGAAGTCCTGTTAAGGCTCATGCTAGCAGCCATCTTAGGTGGCTTGATTGGACTCGAAAGAGAACGGACAAGCTGGTTTGCCGGACTCAGGACGCATATGTTGGTGTGCATGGGGTCGACGCTAATCATGATCGTTTCCCAATATGGTTTTCAAGACGTATTGCAAAAACAGATGATCATTCTCGACCCCTCACGTGTCGCTGCTCAAGTGGTCAGCGGGATTGGATTTTTGGGAACGGGTACGATTTTATTCTGGAAAAATACGATTAAAGGACTCACCACGGCCGCCAGTTTGTGGGCGGTTGCCGCGGTCGGCCTTTCCATTGGAGGCGGTCTTTATCTGGCAGCCGTTAGCATGACCATCATGATTTTCATTGTCCTGGCGGGCATAAAACCGCTCGAAAAAATATTGTTCAAAAGAAAATTCACCAAAGAAATCAAGCTGTCTGTCAAACCTACTATCTCTCTCAAAAACGTAGAAGAGATCCTCACTCAATTAAACCTGCGCCTCTATCTGGTCAACTTTCAAGTCGATGTGGAAGAGAATCGAGAAATTATCCGCCTATATTTTAAGTCGAGTCCTGACATCGATCCCTTAATCATTCTCGACGCCTTTAAAAATCTTCCCGGAATCGAAAAATTAGAATCTGTCGAATAA
- a CDS encoding ankyrin repeat domain-containing protein translates to MLNLSNIFNYPPENHALVCEYLDVETLTKLRSLNSDWKYLVEHPTNGAWPNLYLKLWGERVTSHSFPGHSPYQLFTHRFKLLGLDSLCQRLAPLGVSHIAAQIGMIRKNNSTVFLNTRLIQEKREEILERCPATLHFFNTNPVVMNLANLGVSQWEANEWLTTEHVYRQYNEIESHINRVNIALVVHFVKTPLSISLDRLEAKWLLKEAILLAHYQNNAFFLHDTQYRRDFSWLANNSLGDYINTENCLTIWQELAPAFFEVNTRELLFVAAKRGCWTAIIPLLFERNCSAKDQKLRTALHYLSKHHVTEKSATFYGVLYALMEQGCSPLQKDAKGYSPLMLAMKYRSLDALAFFLDRFEEEDLEEAIEQIVEVCHERTESYDEYDLKVLELIVQKGLPLGYDSLLFRSLLLQSEWKLLLFCYKHSSEVELENIFDNLFTLMAYDSSQSCDILSRCKNFSTTLPRMEKFIAKMIERFGVDYIHREGKTPLHACIGFFEKEIKETREMAFNADIDFDDTSDQLLIMLEESYLTCVKLLATPKNLTLLNGDQQAPLDLILDRDSSVYKYLFDGLNPKKRVR, encoded by the coding sequence GTGCTTAATTTATCAAACATTTTTAACTATCCTCCAGAGAATCATGCTCTTGTTTGCGAGTATTTAGACGTTGAGACGCTAACCAAGCTGAGAAGTCTCAACAGCGATTGGAAGTATTTAGTCGAACATCCAACGAATGGAGCGTGGCCTAATCTTTATTTAAAGCTTTGGGGTGAAAGAGTTACATCCCATAGTTTTCCAGGTCATTCGCCTTATCAACTTTTCACCCATCGTTTTAAGTTGCTTGGTTTAGATTCTCTTTGCCAGCGTTTAGCGCCTTTGGGTGTGTCACATATTGCCGCTCAGATTGGAATGATAAGGAAAAATAACAGTACAGTCTTTTTGAATACCCGGTTGATTCAAGAGAAAAGAGAGGAGATCTTGGAGCGCTGTCCGGCTACCCTTCATTTTTTTAATACGAATCCTGTTGTGATGAATTTGGCTAATTTAGGCGTTAGTCAATGGGAAGCGAATGAGTGGTTGACAACTGAACATGTGTATCGACAGTATAATGAGATAGAGTCCCATATTAATCGAGTCAATATAGCGTTGGTGGTCCATTTTGTAAAGACTCCCCTTTCCATTTCCCTGGACCGCTTGGAGGCTAAGTGGTTGTTAAAAGAGGCCATTCTATTGGCTCATTACCAGAATAACGCTTTTTTCTTGCACGACACGCAATACCGGCGCGATTTTAGCTGGTTGGCCAACAATTCTTTGGGGGATTATATCAATACCGAAAATTGTTTGACCATTTGGCAAGAATTGGCCCCCGCCTTTTTTGAAGTCAACACGAGAGAGCTCTTGTTTGTGGCGGCTAAAAGAGGATGTTGGACAGCCATCATTCCTCTTCTTTTTGAAAGAAATTGCTCCGCGAAGGATCAGAAATTGAGAACGGCTCTTCATTATTTAAGTAAACACCATGTTACAGAAAAGAGCGCTACTTTTTATGGTGTTCTTTACGCGCTAATGGAGCAGGGATGCTCTCCTTTGCAAAAAGATGCAAAGGGCTACTCCCCTTTAATGTTAGCAATGAAGTACCGCTCTCTCGATGCATTGGCTTTCTTTTTAGATCGATTTGAGGAAGAGGACTTGGAAGAGGCCATCGAGCAAATCGTTGAGGTATGCCATGAGCGCACTGAATCATATGATGAATATGATTTGAAGGTACTAGAATTGATCGTTCAAAAAGGACTACCTCTCGGTTACGATTCTCTCTTATTTCGCAGCCTGTTGCTTCAGAGCGAATGGAAACTCCTTTTATTTTGCTACAAGCATAGTTCTGAGGTGGAACTCGAAAACATCTTCGATAACCTCTTTACTCTCATGGCTTACGACAGTTCGCAAAGTTGCGATATCTTATCCCGATGCAAAAACTTTAGTACGACTCTTCCTCGAATGGAAAAATTCATTGCTAAAATGATTGAAAGATTTGGTGTAGATTATATTCATCGGGAAGGTAAAACTCCTCTACATGCCTGCATCGGTTTCTTCGAAAAAGAGATCAAAGAAACCAGGGAGATGGCTTTCAATGCAGATATCGACTTTGACGATACCTCTGATCAACTCTTAATAATGCTCGAAGAATCGTATCTGACTTGCGTAAAGCTGCTCGCTACACCCAAAAATCTTACCCTATTAAATGGCGACCAACAAGCTCCCTTGGACTTGATTTTAGACAGAGACAGTTCTGTTTACAAATACCTATTCGATGGGCTTAACCCCAAGAAACGAGTCAGGTAA